The proteins below come from a single Micromonas commoda chromosome 8, complete sequence genomic window:
- a CDS encoding predicted protein, with amino-acid sequence MSALVANAVGPVAVARRPPRRMRHAPRERVSAPRASRADDLPGILLGAAAKKLEEDVNSFIGLFDEDAPTHERPPTLPVAGNTLDIAQGGHRQLLEWAETYGVADGVHEVKMLSQTILHLTDPKLARELMFERSDSFPDRGVSAMAKFFREDQAAFVNTSGEQWMAYRKMGTATVNGGALDRLAGKVAERSEALVTRWVRDASASGDGRNATEVDISDASQAVTLEVIHEALFSEQLDVIDGERNAVALARSFREFNVANQDLLNDFLTLYQRFETPERARRDTHRRRLRAHFDERADARRAAIARDGAAAAPRDLLTALLTARDPATGAALTRDDVNLTLTEMMVAGHDTTAATVACMMCLLASHPEVRASVTGEVDEFRRNNGGRLPSSVADANALVKLDDAMKETMRLYPAVLIVVRKAEEGTGGVFTKGPGREVRIPEGSGMWVSPYVLGRLARHWGGDEEDVKRFRPSRFEEARERGDSLDAYMPFGGGPRVCLGSRFAMLEGKVLAAHILADWDVELAAETRDAIARNDGELPIAYAAGLMSFPEPLRLRVRRRGAASGPR; translated from the coding sequence ATGAGCGCTctcgtcgccaacgccgtcggtccggtcgccgtcgcgcgtcgtcctccgagACGGATGCGTCACGCGCCGCGTGAGCGcgtgagcgcgccgcgagcgtcccgcgcggacgacctgCCCGggatcctcctcggcgccgcggccaagaagctcgaggaggacgtcaaCTCGTTCATCGGCCTCTTCGACGAGGATGCGCCCACGCACGAGAGGCCTCCCACGCTTCCCGTCGCCGGCAACACTCTCGATATCGCCCAGGGAGGTCACCGACAGCTGCTCGAGTGGGCCGAGACctacggcgtcgcggacggggTCCACGAGGTCAAGATGCTGTCGCAGACCATCCTCCACCTCACCGATCCGAAGCTCGCGAGGGAACTCATGTTCGAGCGCTCCGACTCGTTTCCGGACCGAGGCGTCAGCGCGATGGCCAAGTTCTTCCGCGAGGACCAGGCCGCGTTCGTGAACACCTCCGGCGAGCAGTGGATGGCGTACCGCAAGATGGGCACCGCGACcgtcaacggcggcgcgctcgacagGCTGGCGGGTAAGGTTGCCGAGCGatccgaggcgctcgtcacgCGGTGggttcgcgacgcgagcgcgagcggcgacggacggaaCGCGACCGAGGTGGACATCAGCGACGCGTCACAGGCGGTCACGCTCGAGGTCATCCACGAGGCGCTCTTCTCCGAACAActggacgtcatcgacggcgagaggaacgcggtggcgctggccCGATCCTTTCGCGAGTTTAACGTCGCCAATCAGGATCTGCTCAACGACTTCCTCACCCTCTACCAGAGGTTCGAGACCCCcgagagggcgaggagggacaCGCACAGGAGGCGTCTGCGCGCGCActtcgacgagcgcgcggacgcgcgtcgggcggccatcgcccgcgacggcgccgccgcggcgcccagggACTTGCTCACCGCGCTGTTAACCGCGAGGGACCcagccaccggcgcggcgctcactcGTGACGACGTGAACCTCACCCTGACGGAGATGATGGTCGCGGGTCAcgacaccaccgccgcgacggtggcgtgcATGATGTGcctgctcgcgtcgcaccccGAGGTGAGGGCCTCCGTCACCGGGGAGGTGGACGAGTTCAGGCGAAACAACGGGGGGCGGCTGCCGAGCtcggtggcggacgcgaacgcgctggtgaagctggacgacgcgatgaaGGAGACGATGCGACTGTACCCGGCGGTGCTCATCGTCGTgcgcaaggcggaggagggaaCCGGCGGAGTGTTCACCAAGGGACCGGGGAGAGAGGTCCGGATTCCCGAGGGCTCCGGGATGTGGGTGTCCCCATACGTCCTCGGTCGGCTGGCTCGACACTGGGgtggggacgaggaggacgtgaAGCGGTTCAGGCCGAGCCGTTTCGAGgaggctcgcgagcgcggcgattcTCTCGACGCGTACATGCCGTTCGGAGGCGGACCGAGGGTGTGTCTGGGCTCGCGGTTTGCGATGCTCGAGGGCAAGGTTTTGGCGGCTCACATCCTGGCCGATTGGGACGTagagctggcggcggagacgagggacgcgatcgctcggaacgacggcgagctgcCCATCGCATATGCGGCGGGTCTGATGTCTTTCCCGGAGCCGCTCAGGCTGCGAGTCAGGCGACGAGGGGCGGCATCCGGCCCTCGATGA
- a CDS encoding predicted protein, whose translation MTWRGLRDLQKTLGRKSRGYVFVFCWEHASELAKLKPQFDEAGVLLAVVAVGTPEGAQAFSKALPFPKECLFVDPDRKAYSALNFHGDLDGSEGLFFDPKVMEGVKRLFFTKVTGERIKERGLMEPEGRAKMKEVMKNFVMIAPPQPRDAVQQGGTAVFKGNSLVYLRADEATADHAPVSEVMAAAECPECTI comes from the exons ATGACGTGGCGCGGCCTGAGAGATCTTCAGAAAACACTTGGCAGAAAAAGCCGAGGCTACGTTTTCG TGTTTTGCTGGGAGCATGCCTCTGAGCTTGCTAAGCTCAAGCCTCAGTTTGATGAGGCGGGTGTGCTCCTGGCGGTGGTGGCTGTAGGCACGCCGGAGGGTGCGCAGGCCTTCTCCAAGGCACTGCCATTTCCGAAGGAGTGCCTCTTCGTTGATCCGGATCGCAAGGCTTACAGCGCACTCAACTTCCATGGCGATCTCGACGGTAGCGAGGGCTTGTTTTTTGATCCCAAGGTGATGGAGGGAGTCAAGCGGCTGTTCTTCACCAAGGTCACGGGGGAACGCATCAAGGAGCGAGGCTTGATGGAACCGGAGGGCAGGGCGAAGATGAAGGAAGTCATGAAGAACTTCGTGATGATCGCGCCGCCCCAGCCGCGGGATGCGGTGCAGCAGGGCGGCACCGCGGTGTTCAAGGGTAATAGCCTGGTGTACCTGCGTGCGGATGAGGCCACCGCGGATCACGCGCCTGTCTCCGAGGTGATGGCCGCGGCTGAGTGCCCTGAATGTACGATCTAA